The genomic segment CCGCGAGACACAGGGACACACCCGGCAgcatggggacggggacacctggggggcacggggatgCTGTGGGGGGGTTGTGGGACGCCCACCTGGCGCTGGCAGCCCTCCACGATGATCAGCTTCTGCTGGGGCGACGTGCGGGCGAAGACGATCTCGGTGTGGTTCTTGAGGATCTCGTCGAGCTGCTCGGCCGTCATGTCCTTCAGGTCGGAGCCGTGCACCACGCACGCCTTGGCCTCCCTGCGGGCACCGCGGCCCTGAGTGGGGGGTGCCCGGCCACCCCCCCGcaccccctgtgcccccccccccaggctccccACCACCTACCGGGGGTTGACCTGGCTGACGGGGATGTTGAGGCGCGCGGCGATGTCCTCCACCGTCTCGTTGCCCTCCGAGATGATCCCGACCCCCTTAGCAATGGCCTTGGCCGTGATGGGGTGGTCGCCGGTCACCATGatcacctggggggggggggacaaggCCACCACCATgagcccccttttttttttggggggggggggggggtcatgAAACGGGGGGGGGGTCTCACCTTGATGCCAGCGCTGCGGCACTTGCCGACGGCGTCGGGGACGGCGGCGCGGGGGGGGTCGATCATGGACATGAGCCCCACGAAGCAGAGGTTGGTGGTGGGGAAATTGATCTCATCGGCGTCGAAGCGGAAGCCGCGGGGGAACTTCTCCGGGGGCAGGTAGAGGTGGCAGAAACCTGGCGGGTGGCAGGGGGTGACAGGGTGGCCCCCTCCCACTCCCTTGTGCACCCCCTGTCGTTgtcccccccatgtcccctgtGTCCCCGTGGCCCTTCCCTCCACGTCCCCAGTGCATCCTCTCCTGCCACGTCCCCTttccatgtccccatgtcccaggTAcctgtgtccccgtgtccctgtgtcc from the Oxyura jamaicensis isolate SHBP4307 breed ruddy duck unplaced genomic scaffold, BPBGC_Ojam_1.0 oxyUn_random_OJ69794, whole genome shotgun sequence genome contains:
- the LOC118159343 gene encoding sodium/potassium-transporting ATPase subunit alpha-2-like, which produces MRDKNPKVTEIPFNSTNKYQLSIHEREEDPQGYLLVMKGAPERILDRCSRILLQGQEVPLDEEMKEAFQNAYLELGGGGMGTPGRGDMGIWGTEDIGDTGTRGHRYLGHGDMERGRGRRGCTGDVEGRATGTQGTWGGQRQGVHKGVGGGHPVTPCHPPGFCHLYLPPEKFPRGFRFDADEINFPTTNLCFVGLMSMIDPPRAAVPDAVGKCRSAGIKVIMVTGDHPITAKAIAKGVGIISEGNETVEDIAARLNIPVSQVNPREAKACVVHGSDLKDMTAEQLDEILKNHTEIVFARTSPQQKLIIVEGCQRQGAIVAVTGDGVNDSPALKKADIGIAMGIAGSDVSKQAADMILLDDNFASIVTGVEEGRRHPRVPPPPPRVRGDTVVTLPP